In Bombus huntii isolate Logan2020A chromosome 3, iyBomHunt1.1, whole genome shotgun sequence, a single genomic region encodes these proteins:
- the LOC126863710 gene encoding uncharacterized protein LOC126863710 — MCFWNIAGIMNKDKEVWEYLRTFNIIGLTETWTEESKWERVKHRLPKEYDWKCRAARREWRKGRAKGGIITGVNKNLREIEYKEIGDDIVERKIRYKEKIYRIVVVYNRDKKRTWKETEERVEGREEEVTIIGGDWNARTGEEGGLINEELGKEKSRRSKDKKISMEGRMLLRLLNERGWTIINGRDKEGDEWTYVGEREKSVIDYVIGNQEAIEEITDMKVGKRVESVAVGNRNRGTRVTKR, encoded by the coding sequence ATGTGCTTCTGGAACATAGCAGGGATAATGAACAAGGACAAAGAGGTATGGGAATATTTGAGGACATTTAACATAATCGGCCTCACGGAAACATGGACAGAGGAAAGCAAATGGGAAAGGGTAAAGCATAGACTGCCCAAGGAATACGACTGGAAATGCAGGGCAGCAAGGAGAGAATGGAGAAAGGGAAGGGCAAAAGGGGGTATAATAACAGGCGTAAACAAAAATCTGAGGGAAATAGAGTATAAGGAAATAGGTGACGACAtagtagaaagaaaaataaggtACAAGGAGAAGATATATAGAATAGTGGTGGTGTATAACCGGGACAAGAAAAGGACATGGAAAGAAACGGAAGAAAGAGTAGAGGGGAGGGAAGAGGAAGTGACGATCATAGGAGGAGACTGGAATGCAAGAACGGGAGAAGAGGGAGGGCTGATAAACGAGGAActaggaaaagaaaagagcaGGAGATCAAAAGACAAGAAAATAAGTATGGAAGGAAGAATGCTGCTAAGGTTGCTGAATGAAAGAGGCTGGACGATAATTAACGGTCGAGACAAAGAAGGAGACGAGTGGACCTATGTGGGGGAGAGGGAAAAATCAGTAATAGACTACGTGATTGGCAACCAGGAAGCGATAGAGGAAATAACAGACATGAAGGTAGGAAAAAGAGTAGAGTCCGTTGCCGTTGGAAATAGAAATAGAGGGACCAGAGTTACAAAGAGATga